One Triticum urartu cultivar G1812 unplaced genomic scaffold, Tu2.1 TuUngrouped_contig_562, whole genome shotgun sequence DNA segment encodes these proteins:
- the LOC125529462 gene encoding uncharacterized protein LOC125529462: MQQLGACPLYWVVQGCVMNDIWVIAHECGHHAFSDYLLLDNMGYRCHKACITRVDSLKGEACQPKVHRLLIIYSLLCYAVIQPFFLLLLPWLCFFLLVMHCSLASFFVFLMSVAFCVCCSPCVHIPWAVPLCADDGLAYNQIRVMELKIYWLVVSLSLAESIAYQIDR; this comes from the exons ATGCAACAGCTGGGCGCCTGTCCGCTCTACTGGGTCGTGCAGGGCTGCGTCATGAACGACATCTGGGTGATCGCCCACGAGTGCGGCCACCACGCCTTCTCCGACTACTTGCTGCTCGACAACATG GGTTACAGATGCCACAAGGCTTGCATAACAAGGGTGGATTCCCTGAAAGGGGAGGCTTGCCAACCAAAAG TTCACAGGTTGTTGATTATCTATAGCCTACTCTGCTACGCAGTGATCCAACCATTTTTTCTTCTCTTGCTGCCCTGGTTGTGCTTCTTCCTTCTGGTAATGCACTGCTCCTTAGCTTCTTTCTTTGTATTTCTTATGAGTGTTGCGTTTTGCGTATGCTGCTCCCCCTGTGTGCATATACCATGGGCTGTTCCCTTGTGTGCTGATGATGGATTAGCTTACAATCAGATTCGTGTAATGGAGCTAAAAATATATTGGCTGGTTGTATCTCTTAGTTTGGCAGAAAGCATAGCATATCAAATTGATCGGTGA